A stretch of the Solanum dulcamara chromosome 6, daSolDulc1.2, whole genome shotgun sequence genome encodes the following:
- the LOC129892671 gene encoding leucine-rich repeat extensin-like protein 3, producing the protein MCYVGKATKIFIFIVTVLVVTGLILGFGLLRHHHQKGDNKCSGDSCDQNQYQSPIVYPPPTSTTNTNNPTSPLPISTPSQPNTPNPNLPPPPPPPQDNPTPETPNLAPPPPPPPDTVVSSPPPLPPPAVSLTPPPTLSPPSPVTVSPGPVQS; encoded by the coding sequence atgtgtTATGTGGGGAAAGCAACCAAGATCTTCATCTTCATTGTCACTGTTCTTGTTGTTACTGGTCTTATCTTGGGATTTGGGTTACTTAGGCATCACCATCAAAAGGGGGATAACAAATGTTCTGGTGATTCTTGTGACCAAAATCAGTACCAAAGCCCCATCGTTTACCCACCCCCCACCTCCACCACTAACACCAATAATCCAACTTCACCATTGCCAATTTCTACTCCTTCACAACCTAATACTCCAAATCCTAAcctacccccacccccaccaccCCCACAAGATAATCCTACCCCCGAAACTCCTAATTTAGCACCACCACCACCGCCGCCTCCAGATACAGTGGTCTCCTCGCCGCCCCCGCTACCACCGCCAGCTGTCTCATTAACTCCGCCGCCAACATTGAGCCCTCCAAGCCCCGTCACGGTGTCGCCAGGTCCAGTGCAATCTTAG